In one window of Solanum pennellii chromosome 2, SPENNV200 DNA:
- the LOC107009601 gene encoding F-box/kelch-repeat protein At3g23880-like, with the protein MAAKGKGNGKRKGKGKGNSKKTKSKPPDPTSNCIFPREIISNILSRLPVKTLLRFRCVCKPWRNLISKPNFIDTHLHRSSSLKPTFSPILIHTLHVKYTDHVLSLVDSPESSVTELDNPFPFFYYNMVVVGSCSGIVCLCKPPWGDLITLWNPVMRKFRTVQLSKKKPLLGVHAGVSIGLAYDSQENDFIILSLFCFRAESRVPVEVEMCSMKSFCWKEVKNEVGFRVIRPCCNVIIKGVPYWTALLEDKYGLRDVLVYFDVDKKEFDKLPMPGITVGTQWQLVNLQDTVGMLIWAKTDKYNIDVWVMDDEDGWSKKCTVGLVFGFDRLIGCLRNGDILAEDENGVLLLFDMVTSSVKAKLRIDNAKRGSSVIFNYSESLVLIREMLPVEKETARDKQHRENLLKAGINLKIISTDDPQQANWVNRIV; encoded by the exons ATGGCAGCTAAAGGCAAAGGAAATGGGAAAAGGAAAGGGAAAGGAAAAGGGAATTCTAAGAAAACAAAGAGCAAACCTCCAGACCCAACATCCAACTGCATTTTTCCAAGAGAAATCATCTCTAACATCCTTTCTCGTCTCCCTGTAAAGACCCTTTTACGATTCAGGTGTGTTTGCAAGCCATGGAGGAACCTCATTTCCAAACCCAACTTCATAGACACCCATTTGCACCGTTCCTCTTCTTTGAAACCCACATTTTCACCCATTCTTATACACACCCTCCATGTCAAGTACACTGATCATGTACTCTCTCTAGTCGACTCGCCGGAATCATCAGTTACCGAACTCGATAACCCTTTTCCGTTCTTCTATTACAATATGGTCGTTGTGGGTTCATGCAGTGGCATTGTTTGTCTTTGTAAGCCACCTTGGGGTGATTTAATCACTCTTTGGAACCCAGTGATGAGGAAATTTAGGACGGTGCAGCTTTCAAAGAAGAAACCCCTATTGGGAGTGCACGCTGGTGTATCCATAGGGTTGGCGTACGATTCACAAGAGAATGATTTCATTATCTTAAGTCTTTTTTGTTTCAGGGCAGAATCTAGGGTTCCGGTTGAAGTGGAAATGTGTTCGATGAAGAGTTTCTGTTGGAAGGAGGTGAAAAATGAGGTGGGGTTTAGAGTTATTAGGCCCTGTTGCAATGTGATTATTAAAGGGGTACCCTATTGGACTGCTCTACTAGAGGATAAGTATGGGTTACGTGATGTGTTGGTGTATTTTGATGTGGATAAGAAAGAATTTGACAAGTTACCTATGCCAGGAATAACAGTGGGAACTCAGTGGCAGCTTGTGAATTTGCAGGATACCGTTGGTATGTTAATCTGGGCGAAAACAGACAAATATAACATTGATGTTTGGGTAATGGATGATGAAGATGGTTGGAGTAAGAAATGCACTGTTGGACTGGTGTTCGGGTTTGATAGACTTATTGGTTGTTTGAGGAATGGTGACATTCTTGCTGAGGATGAAAATGGTGTGTTGTTACTCTTTGATATGGTGACTAGTTCTGTTAAGGCAAAATTGCGCATCGATAACGCTAAGAGAGGTTCATCCGTGATTTTCAACTATTCAGAGAGCCTAGTTCTGATCAGAGAGATGCTACCAGTTGAGAAGGAAACTGCTAGAGATAAACAACACCGTGAAAACCTCCTAAA GGCTGGCATAAATTTGAAGATCATTTCCACCGACGATCCACAACAGGCTAACTGGGTTAATAGGATTGTATGA